In a genomic window of Candidatus Polarisedimenticolaceae bacterium:
- a CDS encoding MBL fold metallo-hydrolase codes for MRRRTFLTTTSLAAAGAFVAPSWLDRVLAEGESLRALRGGMHLFSARTGGTIGVYVAKDAAAVVDTQFPDPAKACLGLLRAKSARKLDAVFLTHHHGDHTGGVGVFKPEAARIVAQKNVPELQKAAAERRGNVADQSYPDTTFEKVYSLDLGKEVVRAKHFGPAHTGGDAIWAFEQANVVHMGDLVFNGMLPFIDRPGGASIQGWMRVLGQALEHYPKDARYVFGHAADDADVVGDQEPLKAMVTYLGGLLDYVKKGKAEGKTVEELSKVERIPGFESRVAKFDGAIEMNVRAAWEELGS; via the coding sequence ATGCGCCGTCGCACCTTCCTGACCACCACCTCCCTCGCCGCGGCCGGAGCGTTCGTCGCTCCGTCGTGGCTCGATCGCGTGCTCGCCGAGGGGGAGTCGCTCCGTGCGCTTCGCGGCGGGATGCACCTCTTCTCCGCTCGCACGGGCGGCACGATCGGCGTGTACGTCGCCAAGGACGCGGCCGCGGTGGTCGACACCCAGTTCCCCGACCCGGCGAAGGCGTGCCTGGGCCTGCTGCGCGCGAAGAGCGCCCGCAAGCTCGACGCCGTGTTCCTGACGCACCACCACGGCGATCACACCGGAGGCGTCGGGGTGTTCAAGCCCGAGGCCGCGAGGATCGTCGCCCAGAAGAACGTGCCCGAACTCCAGAAGGCCGCGGCGGAGAGGCGCGGCAACGTCGCGGACCAGAGCTACCCCGACACGACGTTCGAGAAGGTCTATTCCCTCGACCTCGGCAAGGAGGTCGTGCGGGCGAAGCACTTCGGTCCCGCCCACACGGGCGGGGACGCGATCTGGGCGTTCGAACAGGCGAACGTCGTCCACATGGGCGACCTCGTCTTCAACGGCATGCTGCCGTTCATCGACCGGCCGGGCGGCGCGTCGATCCAGGGGTGGATGCGCGTCCTCGGACAGGCCCTCGAGCACTATCCGAAGGACGCGCGGTACGTCTTCGGCCACGCGGCGGACGACGCCGACGTCGTCGGCGACCAGGAGCCGCTCAAGGCGATGGTCACCTACCTCGGCGGCCTGCTCGACTACGTGAAGAAAGGCAAGGCCGAGGGGAAGACCGTCGAGGAGCTCTCGAAGGTCGAACGCATCCCCGGATTCGAGAGCCGCGTGGCGAAGTTCGACGGGGCGATCGAGAT
- the modB gene encoding molybdate ABC transporter permease subunit: METALAPLLLTLQVAATSMALVAAPAFAAAYLLARREFRGKAALSTFLTLPLVLPPTAIGFLLLSLFAYDGPLGRSTLGFDPGVLLTWKGAVLAQSVLAMPLVVRTARVAFEGVDPRLEAMARTLGHAPRAVFLRFTVPLAARGLTAALILGFTRAVGEFGATVIVAGNIPGRTQTLASAIYGAQQAGRAREAGILVGVALLLGFVAVYVAERLGGRPK, from the coding sequence GTGGAGACCGCGCTTGCGCCCCTCCTCCTGACCCTGCAGGTCGCCGCGACGTCGATGGCGCTCGTCGCCGCGCCCGCGTTCGCCGCGGCGTACCTCCTCGCGCGACGGGAGTTCCGCGGGAAGGCGGCGCTGTCCACCTTCCTGACCCTCCCCCTCGTGCTCCCGCCGACGGCGATCGGCTTCCTGCTCCTTTCGCTCTTCGCCTACGACGGCCCTCTCGGACGATCGACCCTCGGGTTCGATCCCGGCGTGTTGCTGACCTGGAAGGGTGCGGTGCTCGCCCAATCGGTCCTCGCGATGCCGCTGGTCGTGCGGACCGCGCGCGTCGCCTTCGAGGGGGTGGACCCGCGCCTCGAGGCGATGGCGCGCACGCTCGGGCACGCCCCCCGGGCGGTCTTCCTGAGGTTCACGGTCCCGCTCGCCGCCCGAGGGCTCACCGCGGCGCTGATCCTGGGATTCACCCGAGCCGTGGGGGAGTTCGGCGCCACCGTGATCGTCGCCGGCAACATCCCCGGCCGCACGCAGACCCTCGCTTCCGCCATCTACGGGGCCCAGCAGGCCGGACGCGCCCGTGAAGCGGGGATCCTCGTCGGCGTCGCGCTCCTCCTCGGCTTCGTCGCCGTCTACGTCGCGGAACGGCTCGGCGGACGGCCGAAGTAG